Proteins encoded in a region of the Strix aluco isolate bStrAlu1 chromosome 26, bStrAlu1.hap1, whole genome shotgun sequence genome:
- the PAFAH2 gene encoding platelet-activating factor acetylhydrolase 2, cytoplasmic isoform X2, whose protein sequence is MGGTQSLALPQGKGPHPVGCADVMVGHTRQGLFLRLFYPCLPRAGAERPLWIPRYEYCGGLADFALLSRRWCAPLLSVAIGSCRVPVSWKGPFKPCSSGYPLIIFSHGLGAFRSLYSSVCSELASWGFVVAALEHRDHSASVTYFCPAEAGREEWIPYQRVPQGQKEFYFRNKQVHQRAEECVRALQLFKDISSGKSVPNVLHQDFDLSVLKDSVDLTKVAVMGHSFGGVTAVLALVKEPGFRGAQARALHQHREVPDARKCCQNEEVELQKQPDEDYNHPGIRAPEPDRLCLSHREAYQPHLQREGDPRPLQGPGRGFRSVGQPPRRHRRLGYSRSTILPFQPVACSEVAGGSWVPGKRLLLVQNEPCRSQQGQEDPWGEQNLGTMLVGHLVAGVLGERARRALPAVRAAEPSE, encoded by the exons ATGGGGGGGACGCAGTCGCTGGCGCTGCCCCAGGGGAAGGGACCTCACCCCGTGGGCTGCGCGGATGTCATGGTGGGCCACACGCGGCAG GGGCTCTTCCTTCGGCTCTTCTACCCCTgcctgccccgggcaggggctgAGCGGCCGCTCTGGATCCCGCGCTATGAGTACTGCGGCGGGCTGGCCGACTTCGCCCTCCTCAGCCGCCGCTGGTGCGCACCCCTGCTCAGCGTCGCCATCG GCTCCTGCAGAGTGCCGGTGAGCTGGAAGGGGCCGTTCAAGCCCTGCAGCAGCGGGTACCCACTGATCATCTTCTCCCACGGCCTGGGAGCCTTTCG GAGCCTGTACTCCTCGGTCTGCTCGGAGCTGGCGTCCTGGGGCTTCGTGGTGGCGGCGCTGGAGCACAG ggaccattCTGCCTCCGTGACTTATTTCTGCCCAGCGgaggctgggagagaggagtggaTCCCCTACCAACGGGTGCCCCAAGGGCAGAAGGAGTTTTATTTCCGAAACAAACAG GTTCATCAGAGAGCGGAGGAATGCGTTCGAGCGCTCCAGCTCTTCAAGGACATCAGCAGTGGTAAATCTGTCCCGAACGTCCTTCACCAGGACTTTGATCTCTCCGTGCTGAAG GACAGCGTTGACCTGACCAAAGTCGCCGTCATGGGCCATTCCTTCGGCGGGGTGACAGCAGTGCTGGCCTTGGTGAAAGAGCCCGGTTTCAG AGGTGCCCAAGCCCGTGCTCTTCATCAACACCGAGAAGTTCCAGACGCCAGAAAGTGTTGCCAAAATGAAGAGGTTGAGCTCCAGAAACAGCCAGACGAAGATTATAACCATCCT GGGATCCGTGCACCAGAGCCAGACCGACTTTGCCTTTCTCACCGGGAAGCTTATCAACCGCATCTTCAGCGCGAGGGGGACCCTCGACCCCTACAAGG ACCTGGAAGAGGATTTCGATCAGTGGGACAACCTCCTCGAAGGCATCGGAGACTCGGTTATTCCAGAAGCACCATTCTGCCGTTCCAACCTGTAGCCTGCTCCGAGGTCGCTGGTGGGAGCTGGGTACCAGGAAAGCGGCTGCTTCTTGTCCAGAATGAGCCGTGCAGGAGCCAACAAGGGCAGGAGGATCCATGGGGAGAGCAGAACCTGGGGACCATGCTCGTAGGACATCTGGTGGCCGGGGTGCTGGGGGAGCGTGCCAGGAGAGCCCTCCCTGCAGTGAGGGCTGCAGAGCCAAGCGAATAA
- the PAFAH2 gene encoding platelet-activating factor acetylhydrolase 2, cytoplasmic isoform X1: MGGTQSLALPQGKGPHPVGCADVMVGHTRQGLFLRLFYPCLPRAGAERPLWIPRYEYCGGLADFALLSRRWCAPLLSVAIGSCRVPVSWKGPFKPCSSGYPLIIFSHGLGAFRSLYSSVCSELASWGFVVAALEHRDHSASVTYFCPAEAGREEWIPYQRVPQGQKEFYFRNKQVHQRAEECVRALQLFKDISSGKSVPNVLHQDFDLSVLKDSVDLTKVAVMGHSFGGVTAVLALVKEPGFRGAQARALHQHREVPDARKCCQNEEVELQKQPDEDYNHPGIRAPEPDRLCLSHREAYQPHLQREGDPRPLQGSGHHQQGCSGLPAKASPPGRGFRSVGQPPRRHRRLGYSRSTILPFQPVACSEVAGGSWVPGKRLLLVQNEPCRSQQGQEDPWGEQNLGTMLVGHLVAGVLGERARRALPAVRAAEPSE; this comes from the exons ATGGGGGGGACGCAGTCGCTGGCGCTGCCCCAGGGGAAGGGACCTCACCCCGTGGGCTGCGCGGATGTCATGGTGGGCCACACGCGGCAG GGGCTCTTCCTTCGGCTCTTCTACCCCTgcctgccccgggcaggggctgAGCGGCCGCTCTGGATCCCGCGCTATGAGTACTGCGGCGGGCTGGCCGACTTCGCCCTCCTCAGCCGCCGCTGGTGCGCACCCCTGCTCAGCGTCGCCATCG GCTCCTGCAGAGTGCCGGTGAGCTGGAAGGGGCCGTTCAAGCCCTGCAGCAGCGGGTACCCACTGATCATCTTCTCCCACGGCCTGGGAGCCTTTCG GAGCCTGTACTCCTCGGTCTGCTCGGAGCTGGCGTCCTGGGGCTTCGTGGTGGCGGCGCTGGAGCACAG ggaccattCTGCCTCCGTGACTTATTTCTGCCCAGCGgaggctgggagagaggagtggaTCCCCTACCAACGGGTGCCCCAAGGGCAGAAGGAGTTTTATTTCCGAAACAAACAG GTTCATCAGAGAGCGGAGGAATGCGTTCGAGCGCTCCAGCTCTTCAAGGACATCAGCAGTGGTAAATCTGTCCCGAACGTCCTTCACCAGGACTTTGATCTCTCCGTGCTGAAG GACAGCGTTGACCTGACCAAAGTCGCCGTCATGGGCCATTCCTTCGGCGGGGTGACAGCAGTGCTGGCCTTGGTGAAAGAGCCCGGTTTCAG AGGTGCCCAAGCCCGTGCTCTTCATCAACACCGAGAAGTTCCAGACGCCAGAAAGTGTTGCCAAAATGAAGAGGTTGAGCTCCAGAAACAGCCAGACGAAGATTATAACCATCCT GGGATCCGTGCACCAGAGCCAGACCGACTTTGCCTTTCTCACCGGGAAGCTTATCAACCGCATCTTCAGCGCGAGGGGGACCCTCGACCCCTACAAGGGTCTGGACATCAccagcagggctgctctggccTTCCTGCAAAGGCATCTCC ACCTGGAAGAGGATTTCGATCAGTGGGACAACCTCCTCGAAGGCATCGGAGACTCGGTTATTCCAGAAGCACCATTCTGCCGTTCCAACCTGTAGCCTGCTCCGAGGTCGCTGGTGGGAGCTGGGTACCAGGAAAGCGGCTGCTTCTTGTCCAGAATGAGCCGTGCAGGAGCCAACAAGGGCAGGAGGATCCATGGGGAGAGCAGAACCTGGGGACCATGCTCGTAGGACATCTGGTGGCCGGGGTGCTGGGGGAGCGTGCCAGGAGAGCCCTCCCTGCAGTGAGGGCTGCAGAGCCAAGCGAATAA
- the PAFAH2 gene encoding platelet-activating factor acetylhydrolase 2, cytoplasmic isoform X5, whose protein sequence is MGGTQSLALPQGKGPHPVGCADVMVGHTRQGLFLRLFYPCLPRAGAERPLWIPRYEYCGGLADFALLSRRWCAPLLSVAIGSCRVPVSWKGPFKPCSSGYPLIIFSHGLGAFRSLYSSVCSELASWGFVVAALEHRDHSASVTYFCPAEAGREEWIPYQRVPQGQKEFYFRNKQDSVDLTKVAVMGHSFGGVTAVLALVKEPGFSCAVALDAWMFPLENSLYPEVPKPVLFINTEKFQTPESVAKMKRLSSRNSQTKIITILGSVHQSQTDFAFLTGKLINRIFSARGTLDPYKGLDITSRAALAFLQRHLHLEEDFDQWDNLLEGIGDSVIPEAPFCRSNL, encoded by the exons ATGGGGGGGACGCAGTCGCTGGCGCTGCCCCAGGGGAAGGGACCTCACCCCGTGGGCTGCGCGGATGTCATGGTGGGCCACACGCGGCAG GGGCTCTTCCTTCGGCTCTTCTACCCCTgcctgccccgggcaggggctgAGCGGCCGCTCTGGATCCCGCGCTATGAGTACTGCGGCGGGCTGGCCGACTTCGCCCTCCTCAGCCGCCGCTGGTGCGCACCCCTGCTCAGCGTCGCCATCG GCTCCTGCAGAGTGCCGGTGAGCTGGAAGGGGCCGTTCAAGCCCTGCAGCAGCGGGTACCCACTGATCATCTTCTCCCACGGCCTGGGAGCCTTTCG GAGCCTGTACTCCTCGGTCTGCTCGGAGCTGGCGTCCTGGGGCTTCGTGGTGGCGGCGCTGGAGCACAG ggaccattCTGCCTCCGTGACTTATTTCTGCCCAGCGgaggctgggagagaggagtggaTCCCCTACCAACGGGTGCCCCAAGGGCAGAAGGAGTTTTATTTCCGAAACAAACAG GACAGCGTTGACCTGACCAAAGTCGCCGTCATGGGCCATTCCTTCGGCGGGGTGACAGCAGTGCTGGCCTTGGTGAAAGAGCCCGGTTTCAG TTGTGCAGTGGCTCTCGATGCCTGGATGTTCCCCCTGGAGAACTCACTGTACCCAGAGGTGCCCAAGCCCGTGCTCTTCATCAACACCGAGAAGTTCCAGACGCCAGAAAGTGTTGCCAAAATGAAGAGGTTGAGCTCCAGAAACAGCCAGACGAAGATTATAACCATCCT GGGATCCGTGCACCAGAGCCAGACCGACTTTGCCTTTCTCACCGGGAAGCTTATCAACCGCATCTTCAGCGCGAGGGGGACCCTCGACCCCTACAAGGGTCTGGACATCAccagcagggctgctctggccTTCCTGCAAAGGCATCTCC ACCTGGAAGAGGATTTCGATCAGTGGGACAACCTCCTCGAAGGCATCGGAGACTCGGTTATTCCAGAAGCACCATTCTGCCGTTCCAACCTGTAG
- the PAFAH2 gene encoding platelet-activating factor acetylhydrolase 2, cytoplasmic isoform X4 translates to MGGTQSLALPQGKGPHPVGCADVMVGHTRQGLFLRLFYPCLPRAGAERPLWIPRYEYCGGLADFALLSRRWCAPLLSVAIGSCRVPVSWKGPFKPCSSGYPLIIFSHGLGAFRSLYSSVCSELASWGFVVAALEHRDHSASVTYFCPAEAGREEWIPYQRVPQGQKEFYFRNKQVHQRAEECVRALQLFKDISSGKSVPNVLHQDFDLSVLKDSVDLTKVAVMGHSFGGVTAVLALVKEPGFSCAVALDAWMFPLENSLYPEVPKPVLFINTEKFQTPESVAKMKRLSSRNSQTKIITILGSVHQSQTDFAFLTGKLINRIFSARGTLDPYKDLEEDFDQWDNLLEGIGDSVIPEAPFCRSNL, encoded by the exons ATGGGGGGGACGCAGTCGCTGGCGCTGCCCCAGGGGAAGGGACCTCACCCCGTGGGCTGCGCGGATGTCATGGTGGGCCACACGCGGCAG GGGCTCTTCCTTCGGCTCTTCTACCCCTgcctgccccgggcaggggctgAGCGGCCGCTCTGGATCCCGCGCTATGAGTACTGCGGCGGGCTGGCCGACTTCGCCCTCCTCAGCCGCCGCTGGTGCGCACCCCTGCTCAGCGTCGCCATCG GCTCCTGCAGAGTGCCGGTGAGCTGGAAGGGGCCGTTCAAGCCCTGCAGCAGCGGGTACCCACTGATCATCTTCTCCCACGGCCTGGGAGCCTTTCG GAGCCTGTACTCCTCGGTCTGCTCGGAGCTGGCGTCCTGGGGCTTCGTGGTGGCGGCGCTGGAGCACAG ggaccattCTGCCTCCGTGACTTATTTCTGCCCAGCGgaggctgggagagaggagtggaTCCCCTACCAACGGGTGCCCCAAGGGCAGAAGGAGTTTTATTTCCGAAACAAACAG GTTCATCAGAGAGCGGAGGAATGCGTTCGAGCGCTCCAGCTCTTCAAGGACATCAGCAGTGGTAAATCTGTCCCGAACGTCCTTCACCAGGACTTTGATCTCTCCGTGCTGAAG GACAGCGTTGACCTGACCAAAGTCGCCGTCATGGGCCATTCCTTCGGCGGGGTGACAGCAGTGCTGGCCTTGGTGAAAGAGCCCGGTTTCAG TTGTGCAGTGGCTCTCGATGCCTGGATGTTCCCCCTGGAGAACTCACTGTACCCAGAGGTGCCCAAGCCCGTGCTCTTCATCAACACCGAGAAGTTCCAGACGCCAGAAAGTGTTGCCAAAATGAAGAGGTTGAGCTCCAGAAACAGCCAGACGAAGATTATAACCATCCT GGGATCCGTGCACCAGAGCCAGACCGACTTTGCCTTTCTCACCGGGAAGCTTATCAACCGCATCTTCAGCGCGAGGGGGACCCTCGACCCCTACAAGG ACCTGGAAGAGGATTTCGATCAGTGGGACAACCTCCTCGAAGGCATCGGAGACTCGGTTATTCCAGAAGCACCATTCTGCCGTTCCAACCTGTAG
- the PAFAH2 gene encoding platelet-activating factor acetylhydrolase 2, cytoplasmic isoform X3 — translation MGGTQSLALPQGKGPHPVGCADVMVGHTRQGLFLRLFYPCLPRAGAERPLWIPRYEYCGGLADFALLSRRWCAPLLSVAIGSCRVPVSWKGPFKPCSSGYPLIIFSHGLGAFRSLYSSVCSELASWGFVVAALEHRDHSASVTYFCPAEAGREEWIPYQRVPQGQKEFYFRNKQVHQRAEECVRALQLFKDISSGKSVPNVLHQDFDLSVLKDSVDLTKVAVMGHSFGGVTAVLALVKEPGFSCAVALDAWMFPLENSLYPEVPKPVLFINTEKFQTPESVAKMKRLSSRNSQTKIITILGSVHQSQTDFAFLTGKLINRIFSARGTLDPYKGLDITSRAALAFLQRHLHLEEDFDQWDNLLEGIGDSVIPEAPFCRSNL, via the exons ATGGGGGGGACGCAGTCGCTGGCGCTGCCCCAGGGGAAGGGACCTCACCCCGTGGGCTGCGCGGATGTCATGGTGGGCCACACGCGGCAG GGGCTCTTCCTTCGGCTCTTCTACCCCTgcctgccccgggcaggggctgAGCGGCCGCTCTGGATCCCGCGCTATGAGTACTGCGGCGGGCTGGCCGACTTCGCCCTCCTCAGCCGCCGCTGGTGCGCACCCCTGCTCAGCGTCGCCATCG GCTCCTGCAGAGTGCCGGTGAGCTGGAAGGGGCCGTTCAAGCCCTGCAGCAGCGGGTACCCACTGATCATCTTCTCCCACGGCCTGGGAGCCTTTCG GAGCCTGTACTCCTCGGTCTGCTCGGAGCTGGCGTCCTGGGGCTTCGTGGTGGCGGCGCTGGAGCACAG ggaccattCTGCCTCCGTGACTTATTTCTGCCCAGCGgaggctgggagagaggagtggaTCCCCTACCAACGGGTGCCCCAAGGGCAGAAGGAGTTTTATTTCCGAAACAAACAG GTTCATCAGAGAGCGGAGGAATGCGTTCGAGCGCTCCAGCTCTTCAAGGACATCAGCAGTGGTAAATCTGTCCCGAACGTCCTTCACCAGGACTTTGATCTCTCCGTGCTGAAG GACAGCGTTGACCTGACCAAAGTCGCCGTCATGGGCCATTCCTTCGGCGGGGTGACAGCAGTGCTGGCCTTGGTGAAAGAGCCCGGTTTCAG TTGTGCAGTGGCTCTCGATGCCTGGATGTTCCCCCTGGAGAACTCACTGTACCCAGAGGTGCCCAAGCCCGTGCTCTTCATCAACACCGAGAAGTTCCAGACGCCAGAAAGTGTTGCCAAAATGAAGAGGTTGAGCTCCAGAAACAGCCAGACGAAGATTATAACCATCCT GGGATCCGTGCACCAGAGCCAGACCGACTTTGCCTTTCTCACCGGGAAGCTTATCAACCGCATCTTCAGCGCGAGGGGGACCCTCGACCCCTACAAGGGTCTGGACATCAccagcagggctgctctggccTTCCTGCAAAGGCATCTCC ACCTGGAAGAGGATTTCGATCAGTGGGACAACCTCCTCGAAGGCATCGGAGACTCGGTTATTCCAGAAGCACCATTCTGCCGTTCCAACCTGTAG